From one Streptomyces sp. Q6 genomic stretch:
- a CDS encoding thiamine pyrophosphate-binding protein has product MDTATTTATGAGRIGGDLVVETLAGLGATTVFGVPGQHALGLFDALRRSELRYVGLRVENNAGFAADAYGRTTGRAAPLFLSTGPGALTSLPALQEAAAASAPVVAISSQVPVAGLGGGRHGYLHELPDQQAAFRGVVKSVHTVRTQSQIPSAIAAAWESALTVPHGPVYVEIPQDVLLAQASLPVVSAMEATPRPLTPRPELTTAAAELLSRAERPVIIAGGGVVRSGAAEELRALAEKVSAPVVCTFGGKGAFPWEHPLSLRSWLEDRHTTAFLEDADVLLVVGSGLGELSSNYHTFAPRGRVVHIEADAGKLEANHPALGIHADARLALRALVAEVDERPDAKAAARVADVLDAVRERIDGQELALEQGVLAAVREALPARSPSFWDMTILAYWAWSAWPGALHSAQGAGGLGYGFPAALGAAAADPTTPVLAVSGDGGALYSIAELATARQESLNVTWLIVDDGGYGILREYLTDTFGETTATELARPDFVALAESFGVPAVRTSPQALRDDLAAALAAPGPRVVVLPALLRMFAPTHLD; this is encoded by the coding sequence ATGGACACGGCTACGACCACGGCTACGGGCGCGGGGCGGATCGGCGGCGACCTGGTCGTCGAGACGCTCGCCGGGCTCGGCGCGACGACGGTGTTCGGCGTACCGGGACAGCACGCGCTCGGCCTCTTCGACGCGCTGCGCCGCTCGGAGCTGCGCTACGTCGGACTCCGCGTCGAGAACAACGCCGGGTTCGCGGCGGACGCGTACGGCAGGACGACCGGCCGGGCCGCGCCGCTGTTCCTGTCGACGGGACCCGGCGCGCTGACGTCGCTGCCCGCGCTTCAGGAGGCGGCGGCCGCGTCCGCGCCGGTCGTGGCGATCTCCAGCCAGGTGCCGGTGGCCGGGCTCGGCGGCGGACGCCACGGCTACCTGCACGAACTCCCCGACCAGCAGGCCGCGTTCCGGGGGGTGGTGAAGTCCGTGCACACGGTACGCACGCAGTCGCAGATCCCGTCGGCGATCGCGGCCGCCTGGGAGTCGGCGCTGACCGTGCCGCACGGCCCGGTGTACGTGGAGATCCCGCAGGACGTCCTGCTCGCGCAGGCGTCGCTGCCGGTGGTCTCCGCGATGGAGGCGACCCCGCGCCCATTGACTCCCCGCCCCGAACTCACCACGGCTGCGGCGGAGTTGCTGTCGCGGGCGGAGCGCCCGGTGATCATCGCGGGCGGCGGAGTCGTCCGCTCGGGCGCGGCCGAGGAACTGCGCGCGCTCGCGGAGAAGGTGTCCGCGCCGGTGGTGTGCACGTTCGGCGGCAAGGGGGCGTTCCCCTGGGAGCACCCGCTCTCGCTCCGGTCGTGGCTGGAGGACCGGCACACGACGGCGTTCCTGGAGGACGCCGACGTCCTGCTGGTGGTCGGTTCCGGACTCGGCGAACTGTCCTCGAACTACCACACGTTCGCGCCGCGCGGCCGCGTCGTCCACATCGAGGCCGACGCGGGCAAGCTGGAGGCCAACCACCCCGCCCTCGGCATCCACGCCGACGCCCGCCTCGCGCTGCGAGCCCTGGTCGCGGAGGTCGACGAGCGCCCCGACGCGAAGGCCGCCGCCCGGGTCGCCGACGTCCTCGACGCCGTACGGGAACGGATCGACGGTCAGGAACTCGCCCTGGAGCAGGGCGTGTTGGCGGCCGTGCGCGAGGCGCTCCCGGCGCGGTCCCCGTCCTTCTGGGACATGACGATCCTCGCCTACTGGGCGTGGTCGGCCTGGCCCGGCGCGCTGCACTCGGCGCAGGGCGCGGGCGGCCTGGGCTACGGATTCCCGGCCGCGCTCGGCGCCGCGGCCGCCGACCCGACGACGCCCGTCCTCGCGGTCTCCGGCGACGGCGGCGCCCTCTACTCGATCGCCGAACTCGCCACCGCGCGGCAGGAGTCGCTGAACGTCACCTGGCTGATCGTCGACGACGGCGGCTACGGCATCCTGCGCGAGTACCTCACCGACACCTTCGGCGAGACCACCGCCACCGAACTGGCCCGGCCGGACTTCGTGGCCCTCGCCGAGTCCTTCGGGGTGCCCGCGGTCCGTACGTCACCGCAGGCGCTGCGCGACGACCTGGCGGCGGCGCTGGCCGCCCCCGGACCGCGCGTCGTGGTGCTGCCCGCGCTGCTGCGCATGTTCGCGCCGACACATCTGGACTGA